cgattacatgttttggtgttatatatatgtgtgttatgtatgatgtttgttgtgtaatatacaagtacaaacataatatgtgttaggattccttaagatgaaatacttaggaatataactaagtcttgtatctaacgaagataaggtatatcttcgttagaggcaaacgaagataaacttcgtttggtacaaacgaagattaacttcgttacatgggctgggcaactaagttcgtaagaacaaagcccagcaagcccagttcgactcaaaacatatatatacgaatgaatactctaaaataactattacgttcgacatacaagtacaccagacacctaagtttgttctatatcttatagaaacgaagatagcataatacggctgattatttacttgataattagcgatataccagtttactaatcaaactagttatctcgtgaggattccgcactcacgacataatcatagacgatctcgagagcgatctatagctatcgagggattcACAGGCaccatacttgatacttgtttacaaaacctacgaactcaccaaccattttGTTGACGCTTttgagtatcctttcaggtgaacATGTGAACCGCATTAGAGGTGGCTAAGGGGCATAACATGGTGACCTGTAGCAGACCAGACTAGGGTTTTGGAGCTGCAtatcttatgttttgttatgtttgcTATATTTTTAGactatggcattatgcctaagtgTTAATCCCCTGCATGGGagtttatctatgttttatttgaatcttgactctaTGTTGGATATTTATGTTTAAATTCTATAAAATGTGTGTTATTTAAGTATTCATGTAGCTACTCTACGTAATATCCATGACGCGTGTGCTATGcgtcgcatcccgagttttccgccttagtcggggtgtgacagataTAGACCGTATCCCGACCATGACGATACACAAACAAGGAAGTATCACCGGAATTGAGCTTGAAACCCAAAGAAGTAACCTAATTTGTTAATCGTTGGTACCATCCCTTGGGTGCCTGTTTGAGCCCGTATAAGGATTTCTTCAAATGACAAACATGATCTGGAAACCGTGAATCACGAAACCTAGGATGTTGATGCATAAATACAGTTTCAGACAAATAGCTgttcaaaaacacatttttaacaTCCAGCTGATTAATATCCCAATCATTAGATAAGGCTAAAGAAAGAACTGTCCGTATAGTCTCCGGTTTTACAACTGGACTGAAAGTTTCAGTACAATCAACCCCAACCTGTTGAGATCGGCCATCCCCAACTAACCGAGCTTTGTAGCACTCCAAGGTACCATCTGAGTTTATCTTCTGCTTATAACCGAGCTTTGTAGCGCTCCAAGGGGTAGGATGGCTTGAATTGGGTGGTGTAATATGGTAGGGTGGGGAACCGCCTCGGTAGACTTTTAAAGGAAATCATAAGTTGACGGGGAGAGAGGTTGATGATAAGGAAAGGTAGACTCATCAAACAAAACATGACGAGAAATAATGATTTTCTTGGTAGCCAAGTCATAGCATTTATACCCCCGATGACGAGAGGGGTACCCAAGAAATATACACGGGGTGTAACGGTTTTGTAGTTTGTGAATAGTGGGAGACGGAAATAAAGGATAATAGAGACACCCAAAAGTCCATAAGTGAGAATAAGTGGGGTGTTTGTTGTAAAGAAGAAATATGAGGTGGAGGATGATTTGGTTTTAGATGGTAAAATGTTAATTAGATATGTGGCCATTTCTAAAGTATGGTGCCAAAAGAAGGTGGTAAAGAGGCATGAGTACGAAGAGTGCGAACGATCTTGTTGATAGAGCGGATTTTTCATTCCGCTTTACTATTTTGGGAAGAGGTGTAAGGACAAGAGAAACGAAATTGCATCCCGTGTTGTTTGCAAAAAGAATGAAAGTGGTGGTTATTGTATTCTGTCATATTGTCACATTGAAAAGATTTGATAGGTTTAGAAAACAGagttttaatatatgtatgtaactGAAGAAAAATTGGATACACTTGTGATTTATGTTTAAGTGGAAATTTCcacaagaagttggaataatcATCaagaaataacaaataataGGCGATGTCCATACATCACTATGCACAATGTCAAATGACTAATAAGTAACATTAATAGAATCAACAAACGGGAATTTTATTTGCTTTCCAAAGATATTGGATTGACATAATCCTTTATTACGAAAACTAGAAACAGAAATGGAACAACTATTATTTGAATAACGTAAAAGTGTTGAGTCAGGATGACCCAAACGGTGATGCCAAGTTCTTGAGAAATAGCAGCAAAGCTGGAAGGAGAATGACTGGAAGTAGGAAAAGTGAGCGGATAGAGGTCCCCGGTACTATTGCTCCTAAAAATAGGATGCTTGGTCTTGAAATCCTTCATAAGAAAACCAAAAGGGTCGAATTAAATGGAAATATTGTTATCAGTTGTAAGGCGACAAACTGAAAGTAGGTTTTTAATCAAAGAAAGAGAAACTAAAATGGAGGGAAGTTTTAATAAAGGGAAAGGTGGGGGAAGGGTGGATTGGCCAATACCAGTAGTCGGCATAGAAGCACTATTACCAACAATTATACATTTGAAAGCAGTAGGAGGGGAAGACAGGTTACCTGAGGAATTTACCATGTGATGAGTGGCTCCAGTGTCCATGTAACACTGCTGATCCGGATGAAGAGTCATGGCATTAAAAGCTTGATCAATCTGTGTTGTAGTATATCCATAAGCAGATGAGGTATAAGAAGCCGAAGGTTCAGGTCCAAGTAAACCGGCAGAACCAGGCATAGGATGAGGCACTAGAGAACTCGGATAGGGACATGACAGCGCTGGAGATGTAAAACACATTGGGACCGGGAAATCAAAGGACCACTGGTAGGGATGTATCCATTGCATTGGAGGGTCAAATGCACCACGTCTGCGACCTCCACGTCCACGGCCCCGACCACCGTGACCACGACGTGGGAAGTCCTGGCCATGACCGGAGGCACGAGTAGCATCCTGGTCAGCAACAGTAGCAGCAACAGGAGCCGGAGCAGGAGCTGGAATTGGATCAGCAGCGGTTGTAAGAGCCGCACCAGCTTCGGTCTCTTGACGAGCTTTGTGACCCTCCTCTAACACTAAACTGGACCTAGCTTTTGAGAAGGTAGGAAGAGTCTCTGCTTGTTGCAAGTTAACTGCTCGTGTTGATTTATTGTCAACGAACAGTTTTTTCAAGGCACTCCATGCCGTTGCAGCAGTATTTTCTGGATCCAGAATGGTGGCCAAGAGATCCGTGGATATCGTACTATAAATCCATTGCAGTATGATGGCATCCAAATGAAGCCACTGATCAGTAGGGAGAGCGGAAAAAGAAGAGGAGTCGGTGGTGGCGGGTGGTGTGATATGATTAGAGACTTTACAAGAGATGCATTGAACTTTAAACAATGCTACCCAATTGTTGTAATTGTCGTCCTTAGTGGAGAGGGtatgatgtgtgaaatctagttataaaatttataaaacacgaTTCACTGGGAACTGACTACAACATACTTACGGGTAAATCCgggatcgttcacaaggacttttgtaagcaattgtctaaataaagtgattcaagaagtagggggttttgtggccgaattgccacgttgcaatcGCAAGCGAGAGGGTTTGAttcaaacaataatttaaaggtcatccatcttgatttcgctcgacaacatgttaagattgtacatttgatgaagttcaaatccaatttagttaattaaataaccgagactcaaattgatcgccaaccccgtacccgtcaagttaacaacttcatttgactctcttgtttaaactagttccattattaagaccggtaccccgagacgccttttatAACTTTgctaattcaacaatggttttggttattaagATAACAATTACATCTACCAATTGTACCCAATCGTTAACACATTTACACCTATCATCGTAGAATGGttatctaccgtacccgtcatagatcCAACACGTTTGTATCCAAacaattcaaataaaatatatgcgAACAATAATTACCATTAAAGACACATATAAATCACCAACCAATTCAAGATAAATGATAAGGAATAAATACGCTAAGATCTCGATATAACGTTAAATTAAAACaacattgaattaataaaaattgtgcaatccttacatattgtctcactccatcaagatggatggtAAAGTGATTAGCCAGTCATgatgaataaattaaaacaatCAAGAAACAATGAAAACATAATGTACCAATTGAAGAAATAAATCCAAAGAGTGCTAGAATCGTTCAAGAATTGAAGAAATAAATCTGGATGTTTTTATGATCTTGAGAGGTGTTTGACCTGGTGAAAATGGCCTCCAAAATCCCTAAATACCTCTATAAAGTCGAGAGAGGTCTTAGGGTTGTGTTTTCTAGGGTATTTATACTTGGTGGAAAATCCCTTTTCTGGTCGCATAGCCTGATGCGACATGACCATAGATGATCATGCCATGACCATCTCTGAATACAAAAGTTTGAGTAGCTTCTGACTTCCAGATGCGACATGACCATATGTGGTCATGCCATGACTTTTCTGTCGACCTGACCCTTTAGACTCTTCTGAGGTTCAAATGCGACATGACCATATGTGGTCATGCCATGACCATCTGCCAAAACTTGAATGAGTTCGTTTCTTCCTCAAATCTTCCACGAGCTCATCCGTAAGCACACTTTAGGTCTCCAAATGTCGTTTTCTTCAGTAATATGTCATAATGCCTGTTAATATCCTGAAAACACTAATagataccataaacgcacccaATGTACATAAAAACGACTCTTAATCACTTATAAATGACCAAATACGACGTGGGTAAATAGTACAAAATGAGGCATATCAGGGTAATCGGTATATGGTTACGTATATTAGTAACAGTGGTGGCGGGGTGAAGGGGAGTCACGACTGATTTGTCTTTTTCGGCAGACATCATAATGATCGACGAAGAGAACGGGAGGGAAGAAGAAAGTGGATGGTTGtttgcttttttttctttttttttaagggttgtGGGAAAACTCGTGATACCATATAAGATGGTAGAATTCCTTATTGTTTCCCCTTCTCATTAATCACCATATATAAGAGTATAGTTTACACAATAATACCTTTATCTATTACAATTAATATATCCTAGTCTAATACTAATCTTTATAAGATGTGGTCTTTAATAGtgaacacaaatatataaaactcaatatgaaccctataaaataaatttaattataagacaaaaattaaaaccaaaaaatactCAGAAGTATGATTTTGTTGGTACTTGGTAACAATTGAAGGAGATGGATTAggggggaaaaaaagaaaagaaaaaaaagatggagTGATAGGAAACTAGGAAGGTGATAACGATATGATAGTACTGTTGAGTCTAAATGATagttgtaaatttaatgatgacaaatttGACCtataaacacttagaaatctaTTGGGTCTTTTAATCTGATCCGGGTCAGACTAAGCGACACAACTTACGATCTGTAATtgacccagatcatgcttcatactttgtaTTGTAATATGTTATGGAAGTTAGTGTTATTCAATCTACATCAACAAGATCATTCCATTCAATCCAAGTCAAAGAGGATGATTGAAGATAGAGGACCAAACTGGTAGTGGAAGGCAGTTTGGGACTAGTAGCcagcttggaaacacttaggCAGAATTGTGCTTTGACAAACAGTCTAATATGTATCtcacaatcaagtgaagataacaacctggATTGAAGATAAGAACAAATGATGTGACCAAGAAGAATCCTAGGATCCAGGTTGGTTGTTAGATATGTATATGCGTGTTCACACTCTTATTGGACGATGAAAAATGTGCAGTTGTACATGGGGGACCACAAGTACAGTGAAGGCACGATTGATTATTCCTTGATCGTCCAACAAAAGAAGAATATGTGGTTGATTTGGATACCAAGAGAAGAAGGAGCTTTCACCTATAAAAGTTACACTCCTTGTATGCAtattgttggagtgtgatcatgttaaataataaacgcatgtccggaaataatttaagtgtacggggtcacacgaaatgacacagtaactctatattattaattagtatattaaagtaatatattaattaatgtaatcacgaaataaataattaaactatattaaGGGGTtaataatgtttaattaattaaaagaggagGATTTAAGTAAAAATTAGGAATTATGGAAACTTCCTAATTTCCACCATAGGGCCGAAAATTTCAAGGCTTGAAAGTCTTGAAGATTACTTGTCCATCAAGTTGAAATCCCTAATAATTAagcctatatatagagggctaATTCTAAAGGGTTTTTTCCCATTCCTTCACACAAGTAAtatctccccccccccccccctctctctctctcttggaTTCGGCCAAATTCTCACTAATCAAAAGGAGTTTTGTTTTTACGTATTTTTCGACTTCATACCATTcgaccaaatatatatatgtacaattaATGTCTATCATTAATTGTAATGAAAATTTGTTAGTCAACAACAATTTTAAGTTTGGTCCATGGGATTTCAAAATAAGGGAGTAACATAAGGGGTTGTGAAGTTCGTgattcgggtactagcatacgatataggggtgtctagtgtgcgatcatagaggggttttactttaaaccctataataataataatatctatttattaataagtttattggaagctttgcttAAAGGTACACatttcgattctctctttgttaattaatggtATTACATATACGTTTCTTTCCGTTGCGTattcgtgaattgttatatgtttatgtgctcatattttAAAAGTGGTATaagagccacatatgtgatctattagttacaaagatcaaaacttgaagggggttaagggttggtttatatttaattaattgttaaataattaaaagagtttttttttcatataattaaatcgattttaattaaaaaaaatctaggGTTTTGTTTAACTATTTTAACCTAATTCAATGGTGGATTGAAACCCTTGagcaagttttgaattatgtgaattgacatgatttatgtgttataaattgcatgttacgtgtttcttaattatttaaagttgttaaataatagtaaattcATAAggaattcatgcaaaattagttgtgattttactgaatatatagagatatattttgcaagaatgatgatccaataattagggtttattattagataattgt
The sequence above is drawn from the Erigeron canadensis isolate Cc75 chromosome 4, C_canadensis_v1, whole genome shotgun sequence genome and encodes:
- the LOC122597045 gene encoding uncharacterized protein LOC122597045, coding for MTDFTHHTLSTKDDNYNNWVALFKVQCISCKVSNHITPPATTDSSSFSALPTDQWLHLDAIILQWIYSTISTDLLATILDPENTAATAWSALKKLFVDNKSTRAVNLQQAETLPTFSKARSSLVLEEGHKARQETEAGAALTTAADPIPAPAPAPVAATVADQDATRASGHGQDFPRRGHGGRGRGRGGRRRGAFDPPMQWIHPYQWSFDFPVPMCFTSPALSCPYPSSLVPHPMPGSAGLLGPEPSASYTSSAYGYTTTQIDQAFNAMTLHPDQQCYMDTGATHHMVNSSGNLSSPPTAFKCIIVGNSASMPTTGIGQSTLPPPFPLLKLPSILVSLSLIKNLLSVCRLTTDNNISI